A window of Methanothrix sp. genomic DNA:
TAATGAATGTGTGCCTTCAGCAACCTGCTTGCGCGATCTCTAAGTTGCTGAACACACAAGAGCGGATAGATAATCGAGCTGAGGTGACTTCCTCTCCGGCCTGAAGGCCGGAGCTTCCTGTCTCATTGATCTGTTTCATCCGGTATCTCCACAGGCTCTACCCCTCAGTCCGAGGGTGAGAATGTTTAATGCCGCGTTGAGATCCCGATCAAGCCTGAGCCCGCATCGCGGGCACTCGTGGACTCGATCCTTCAGCGTTTTCGGTACGATGATACCACAACCTGAGC
This region includes:
- a CDS encoding zinc ribbon domain-containing protein; amino-acid sequence: SGCGIIVPKTLKDRVHECPRCGLRLDRDLNAALNILTLGLRGRACGDTG